A region of the Candidatus Bathyarchaeota archaeon genome:
CGTGAGCCTTGATGTCTCCATTTTTCCAGCGTTCTATCTTTTTTTGTGGCTTTCTTGAACTCCTTATAATGTTCTTTGCAGAGATATGCTCTCCTCTCCTCATCGATTTTTAACCCAGCGGCGGTAACTTTACCCGCGGCAATAGAACGAACCGCGTCTTTTTCACAGCCTGAAACACTACATTTTACGCCTTTATCGATTTTTCCCAACAATTGCACCCTCTAAACAACAGTATCATCTGGCAATGGCTTAATTCCCTTCTCATATATTTTAGTTGCCCTCTCGTAGACTTCACTCTTTTCACCGAAACGCCGAGAACCAACATCTTCTATGATAAAGGATGCGGCAGCTGAACCGACACAGCAACACCACAAAGGCTCTCTGCTACGAATGTACTCCGCTAGAAAGGCACCAATGAAAACGTCGCCAGCGCCTGTTGGGTCTTTGAGTATTTTGGGTTTGCAGGCGGGAATATGATAGAATTTTTCGCCAAAATGTGCTAGTATCCCTTTCTTGCCCATCGTAACCAAGACTATTTTCACGCCGCATTTATGAATCCTTTTCATTGCAGTTCTAATTTTAGCATGTCCAGTCATCAATTTAATTTCTTGAATTGTCGATTTGAAAGCGTCACAGTTTTGGAGAAAGCTCATATCGCTCAACTTTTTTAGTCTCACACCACCTGTCTCGTCGAATTCCCGCAGAAATCCTTGAGGGTCAACGGATAATAACGGCGTCCTGCTTCTCAGCTTTCGAATCACTTCTACCGATAGCTCGTTTGCCACTGGTGCTGCGTGAATCGCTCTGGCGCGTAGAGAGGTGGATATATCTTTTGAGAAAATTTGAGGCGCTCTATTTTTCAGTTGAAGTTTTCGTTTCCCATTGTCATACGTGAGTAAGAAAGCTGTTGTGAAGGCGTTTTCCACAATCTTCACCTGCGACAAGTCTACATTTTTTTGGTGAAGCCATGCAAGATGTTTCTGAAAGTCCTTTCCTACCTTAGAAACTACGCTTACGTTTGCACCTAGCTTATTTGCTGCTAGAGAAACAAAGGCAGCGGGGCCACCCAATGTTGTTTTTGGACAGGGTATTCTCGGCGAAATTATTAGATCAATTACAAAATGGCCGACTGTAACTAGGTCAAACACATACTGCCCTCAGGTTACTAAGTTCAATATTTGCAAACGTAACGTAATATTAATTCTTTGAAAAACTCATATATTTGTTAAGATCAACAAGCGTGGATATATAAGTCTCTTCTGCAATTCACTATTTGTAAAAGGGACTTGAAACGTTTGCCAGTTAAGCGAAAAAGCCGCGGAAGATCAAAAGGCGGCAAAGGAAAAAGCGCGTTGGTTCAGTGCAGTGGCTGCGGTGAACTCGTGCCTCGTGACAAGGCTAAGCGTGTTTCAAAGAGAGTTTCAATGGTGGATTATGCCTTAGCTAAGGAACTACGGCAAAAAGGCGCTTACATCGCTGCACCTGTGGATACAAAGTATTACTGTGTTTCATGCGCCGTACATCATGGTGTGGTGAAAGTGCGAGCTAAAAACGAGCGAAAACGACGCCGAGGGAAGAGATACTAACTTTCTTTTTTTCTGGATGCATTGTAGAAGTGGACCGTGCGTTGAAGC
Encoded here:
- a CDS encoding PfkB family carbohydrate kinase is translated as MFDLVTVGHFVIDLIISPRIPCPKTTLGGPAAFVSLAANKLGANVSVVSKVGKDFQKHLAWLHQKNVDLSQVKIVENAFTTAFLLTYDNGKRKLQLKNRAPQIFSKDISTSLRARAIHAAPVANELSVEVIRKLRSRTPLLSVDPQGFLREFDETGGVRLKKLSDMSFLQNCDAFKSTIQEIKLMTGHAKIRTAMKRIHKCGVKIVLVTMGKKGILAHFGEKFYHIPACKPKILKDPTGAGDVFIGAFLAEYIRSREPLWCCCVGSAAASFIIEDVGSRRFGEKSEVYERATKIYEKGIKPLPDDTVV
- a CDS encoding 30S ribosomal protein S26e, which encodes MPVKRKSRGRSKGGKGKSALVQCSGCGELVPRDKAKRVSKRVSMVDYALAKELRQKGAYIAAPVDTKYYCVSCAVHHGVVKVRAKNERKRRRGKRY